The DNA segment CTACTAACATTCGGTGCTCCGCAAGTTCTTTTTCATCAGATAATAATTCCGCTGCTAACAGTTCATCTTCTTGTTTTGTTGCCCCGCGTCGTCTCGTTCCAGCAATCGGGTTGGTAATAACCGATCGTCCTTTTGTTTTAATTAAACTCTCTGGAGAAGAACCAATTAAAACCGTTTCACCAAAATCAATGAAAAAAAGATAAGGCGATGGATTTAGTAATCGTAATTTCCGGTAATAATCAAATGGCGTTGCTGTAAAATCTGACTCCAATCGTTGAGAAAGTACTATTTGAAAGAAATCCCCCTCTTGAATATACGTTTTCGCTTTTTTAACTAAATTCATAAATTCCTCTTTTGTATAATTGCTTTTATAAGTCATTTTGGGAACATGAATAGTTTTATGCTCGTTTTCTTTAGGTGTTGTAAGTTCTAGCGTCATCTCTTCAAGAGCTTTATCAAGTTCAGTCTCGCTTCTTCCAGAATAACAATTATCCTGTACTAAAATGAGCTCTTCTGCCTGATGATCCATAATGACAAAACTTTCATATACATAAAAACGAATGTCTGGTAAATCTCTGTTTTCAGCTGGGATATCCCCTAAGTTTTCATAAAGCGCAATCACATCATAACCAACATAACCAATTGCTCCCGAATCTAACGGCAAATCTTCTTCATCTGTCTTCCCTTTTTCAATAAATGATTCTATTTCTTTTAGTGGGTCCCTCACAACTTGATGTGTTCCATCTATATAATAATCATTTTGATAGACCTTAATTTCATGTACTGGATTAATAGCAATAATAGAATAACGTCCTGCATCAGCATCTTTCGCGGCTCCTTCAAGTAAACTTTTGCCAGTTCCAGAAAGTCTTTGAAATGCCAAAATTGCGGTTAATGTGTCTGCATCCATTCTTTTC comes from the Listeria welshimeri serovar 6b str. SLCC5334 genome and includes:
- the trpE gene encoding anthranilate synthase component I encodes the protein MRKMKRMDADTLTAILAFQRLSGTGKSLLEGAAKDADAGRYSIIAINPVHEIKVYQNDYYIDGTHQVVRDPLKEIESFIEKGKTDEEDLPLDSGAIGYVGYDVIALYENLGDIPAENRDLPDIRFYVYESFVIMDHQAEELILVQDNCYSGRSETELDKALEEMTLELTTPKENEHKTIHVPKMTYKSNYTKEEFMNLVKKAKTYIQEGDFFQIVLSQRLESDFTATPFDYYRKLRLLNPSPYLFFIDFGETVLIGSSPESLIKTKGRSVITNPIAGTRRRGATKQEDELLAAELLSDEKELAEHRMLVDLGRNDIGKIAETGSVHVPVYLTIERYRFLMHLVSVVEGTLKSGLTAMDALRSTLPAGTVSGAPKIRAMQRIYEWENVKRGPYAGAVGYLTKNGDADFALSIRTMVLHSGKAYVQAGAGIVYDSDPESEYLETLQKAKALLEVGE